CTCGACCTGCGTGTAGCCGTTCGCGAGCTGCACCACGATGCCGACGAGCACCGCGGCGAGCGCGAGGATCGCGGGCAGCGCACACAGCGCGGCGGCCTTCGCGAGGTAGAGCACCGCGCTCGACGCCGGCGTCGCGTCGACGAGCGGGTCGAACCCGACCACGCGCTCGCGCCACGCGACCTCCGCGGCGTAGTAGACGATCGTGATCGTGCCGACGAGCAGCAGCGGGAGCTGCATCGCGTCGAGCAGCAGCCCGGTGGTTGGCAGCACGTGCGAGCCGTACTCGCCGCCGAGCTGCGCGACCGCCTCCATGCCGGCGACGAACACCCAGAGCGCGAGCAGCGCGAGGAACGTCCAGCCGCGCAGCACGTGGCGCAGCTCGAGCCGCGCCGCGGAGCCTAACGCGGGCCGGAACGCGCCGCGCGTCGCGGGAGCCACCACGTGGTACGTGGCGACGGCCATGACGTCGACGGCGGTCGCGCCACGTCGGCGTGGCGCGCGCCGCGTGACCACCTCGAAGCGGAAGCGCGCGTACGTCCACGCGAGCACCGTCGCCGCGACGCCCATCCACAGCAGCCGGTTGAGCAGCATCCGTCCGCTCAGCGCCACCATGCGCACGTCGCGCTCCGCCGGCGTCCAGTAGCGCGTCTGCTCGAAGAACGCCGACAGCCCGAACGGATCGAGCAGCGCGGCGCGCGCGAGTCCTTCCGGCGTCGGCGGCGCGGCGCCGGCCATGAGCGGCGAGTCGACGAGCAGCGCGGTCACGAGGTACAGCGCGTAGATCGCCACCGCGCCGACGTACGTCGCGAGCGTCGAGCGCGTCAGCGTCGCGACGGCGTACAGCACCGCGCCGACGAGCAGCAGGTTCGGGAGCACGAGCACGACGAGCGCCCACAGATACGCGACCGGCCGCACGGCGCCGAGCCGGTCGGGCTCCACCTGGAGCACGAGTGGCGCGAGCATCAGCACGAGCGCCGCGAGCGTCATCGCCGTGAGTGCGGCGAGCAGCGCCCCGGCGAACCGGCCGAGCAGGTAGCGCGGCTTCCCGATCGGCCGCGAGAACACGAGCTCCGTCATGCCGTGCTCGGTGTCGCGCAGCGCCGCGTTCGCGCAGAAGATCGTGAGCACGAACACGGAGAACAGCGACAGGAGGCCGAGCGACTGCGCGATCGTGTAGGGCGCGTTCACGTCGACGCTCTTCGGCCCGTAGCCGGTGCCGACGAGCGTCGCGGCGCCGCCGGCGAGGGCGAGCGCGGCGGCCGCGAACGTGAGCCGGCGCGTGTGGTAGCGCCACTCGAAGCGGAGGATGCCTCCCAGCATCACGCCGCTCCCGCGGTGCCTAACGCGGCGAAGTACACGTCCTCGAGGTCCGGCGCGAGCGGCTCGAACCCGTCGTCGGGCGCCGCGTCGGCGAGCACGCGCAGCCGCGTGCGCCCCGCGTGGAGCTGGGCCGAGAGCACGCGGAGCCGCGCGGCGTACGATGCGACGTCGGACTTCGCGACGGTCCTCCCCCACACGCGCCCGTGCAGCTCGTCGACGAGCGCGTCCGGCACGCCCTCGCGCACCACGGCGCCGCCGGCGAGGATCGCCATGCGCGGGCAGAGCTGCCGAACGTCCTCCACGATGTGCGTGGAGAGGATGACGACGACGTTCTCGCCGATCTCGCTCAGCAGGTTGTGGAACCGGTTGCGCTCCTCGGGGTCGAGCCCCGCCGTCGGCTCGTCGACGATGACGAGCCTCGGGTCGCCGAGCAGCGCCTGCGCGATGCCGAAGCGCTGCCGCATGCCGCCGGAGAAGCCGCTCACCGCGTGCTTGCGATGCGCCCACAGGTTCGTCTGCGCGAGCAGCGCGTCGACCTGCGTCCGTCGCGCGCGCCGATCGGTGATCCCCTTCAGCAGCGCGAGGTGATCGAGCAGCTCCAGCGCCGACACGCCGGGATACACCCCGAAGTCCTGCGGCAGGTAGCCCAGCGCTCGGCGGTGCGCCTGCGGGTCGTCGAGCACCGGCCGGCCGTCGAGCGAGACGGTGCCGGCGTCGGGCGCCTGCAGCGTGGCGAGCGTGCGCATGAGCGTCGACTTCCCGGCGCCGTTCGGGCCCAGGAGGCCGAACAGCCCGCGGCCGATGGTGAGGTCCACGCCGCGCAGCGCCTGCACCCCGTTCGGGTACGTCTTCGTGATGCCCTGGATGATCAGCATGTCCTGGCCAACGGCCCCGGCCGGCGCCGGGATTCGCCCGTCCGGTAACTGTCGTGTTAATCTCCGACTTAATGCTGACGTCCTCCGACCTTCACTTCTTTGCCGGCATCGCCCGCGCCGAGTCGCTCGCCGCGGCCGCCCGGGCGCTCGGCGTCACGCCGCCCGCGGTGACCCAGCGCCTCCAGGATCTCGAGCGCCGACTCGGCGTCCGGCTCGTCGAGCGGAGCGGGCGGCGGGTGACCCTGACGGCCGAGGGAGAGCTGCTCGCCGCGCGCGGTCAGGAGATCGCCGACGACCTCGCGAGCCTCACCGAGACGCTCGCCGCGCGCCGCGGCGTGGTGGCGGGCCACCTGCGGGTGCTCGCCCCGCTCGGCTTCGGCCGCGCCCACGTCGCGCCGGCGGCGGGTCGCTTCTTCGCCGACCACGCCGAGGTGACGCTCGACCTCGTGCTCTCCGACCGCATGGGACGCGTGGCCGAGACGTCGTGGGACGTCGCCGTGCACATCGGCGAGCTGCGCGACTCGTCGCTCGTGGCGACCCGCCTCGCGCCGAACGACCGCATCCTCTGCGCATCGCCGTCGTTCGTCGCGCGATACGGCGTGCCCGACGCGCCCGCCGACCTGCGCGACTTCGCGTGCATCGCGCTCCGCGAGAACGACGAGGACGTGACGATGTGGCGCTTCGCGCGCGACGACGGCGCGGCCGAGTCGGTACGCGTGGAGCCGCGACTCGCGACGAACGACGGCGAGGTCGTGCGCGAGTGGGCCGTCGCGGGACGCGGGATCATCGTGCGCTCCGAGTGGTCCGTGGCCGCCGACCTGCGCGCGGGCCGACTCGCGCGCCTGCTCCCCGGTTGGCGTCTCCCCTCGGCGGACGTCATCGCGTTCGTGGGCCCGCGACGCGGACGCTCGGCGCGGGCGACGCGGTTCGTGGAGTACTTGCGAGAGGCGCTGACGCCCGTCCCGTGGCGCGCGGACTCCTGAGCTCGACGGCACCCGTCGCGTCGTGAGAGGTGCGCCGGCGTCGGAATGATGTCGTGGAAGGATGCCGGCCATCGAAGTTGCGCCATGAGCCGACACGATCTCATCGAGCGCGACCTCACGTACTCCGTCATCGGCGCCTTCTTCGAGGTGTACAACACGCTCGGCTACGGCTTCCTCGAGCAGGTGTACGTGGAAGCGCTCACGCTCGAGCTGCGCGACCGCGGCCATCTCGTCGAGCGCGAGCAGTCGGTGTCGGTGAGCTACAAAGGCCGAGTGATCGCGCGACTGAGGATGGACGTGATCGTCGATCACAAGATCGTGGTCGAGGTCAAGTCGACGCAGCACCTGTCGCCGTTCGCGTCGCGACAGCTGCTCAATTACCTGCGAGCGACCGATCTGCTCGTCGGGCTCCTGCTGCACTTCGGGCCGGAGGCGAAGCATCACCGCGTCGTCTGCGAGCGCGTGCGACGCTCCTCGTGACGCACGACGCCGAAATAGGAGACGCGGATGCCGCGGATCACGCGGATAGGCTCGCGACTGAAGCCTATCCGCGCGATCCGCGTGATCCGCGTCCGAACCACGAGGAGCTCTGCAGTCCAGGGAGCGACGCCCCGGCGCAGAGGCGCTCGCATCGCCGTCCCCCGCTTGACGCCGACCCGCCCCACCACTAGCATCCCAGACACAACTGAACGCCCGTGGTGATTTGCCGCCTATTGCCGCCACGTAAAACAAGGTGCTAAAACGCGACGCGCCCGGCGGCCATCTCCGCCCGGGCGTTTGTCGTTGGTAGCCAGGACCCACCGCGGCGCGGGGGGCTCGGCCACCGACTCCAGCAGAAAGCAGGTCGCTGGCGGCTCGTCCTCCCCCGGGAGGACGGTGGTCCGGCGGCCCCTCCAGCAGCGACCCCCGGACCTCGTCGGCCCGGGGGTCTTCGTTTGGAGGGTGCGATGCTGACAGTGGAGCGCGCGACAGGGGTGCCTAACTACGAGCTCGTCGGCCCGGCCGGTGCGCCGGTGGTCGTTGCGCTCGGCGGCATCTCCGCGAACGCGCACGCGGGCGCCACGGCGGCCGATCCCGCGCCGGGGTGGTGGGACCCCGTCGTCGGACGCGGCCGCGCGCTCGACACCACGCGCCTGCGCGTGCTCGGCATCGACTGGCTCGACGGCGGCCGCGGCGACGACGGTCGGCCGGCGCGCATCGTCACCACGTACGACCAGGCCGACGCGCTCGTCGCGGCGCTCGACGCCGTCGAGGTCGAGCGCGTGCACGCCGTGATCGGCGCGTCGTACGGCGGCATGGTGGCGCTCGCGTTCGCCGAGCGCTACCCGGAGCGCGTCGAGCGGCTCGTCGTCGTGAGCGCGCCGCACGAGGCGCATCCGCTGTCCACCGCGCTGCGCACCGTGCAGCGGCGCGTCGTGGAGCTCGGCATCGAGACCGGTCGCGCGCACGACGCGCTCGCCCTCGCGCGCGCGCTGGCGATGACGACGTATCGCGGCGCGCGCGAGTTCGCCGAGCGGTTCGACTCGCGCCCCGACACGATCGACGGCGCCGACGCGACGTTCCCCGTCGAGCGGTACATCCTGCACCACGGCCGGAAGTTC
The window above is part of the Gemmatirosa kalamazoonensis genome. Proteins encoded here:
- a CDS encoding LysR family transcriptional regulator; the encoded protein is MLTSSDLHFFAGIARAESLAAAARALGVTPPAVTQRLQDLERRLGVRLVERSGRRVTLTAEGELLAARGQEIADDLASLTETLAARRGVVAGHLRVLAPLGFGRAHVAPAAGRFFADHAEVTLDLVLSDRMGRVAETSWDVAVHIGELRDSSLVATRLAPNDRILCASPSFVARYGVPDAPADLRDFACIALRENDEDVTMWRFARDDGAAESVRVEPRLATNDGEVVREWAVAGRGIIVRSEWSVAADLRAGRLARLLPGWRLPSADVIAFVGPRRGRSARATRFVEYLREALTPVPWRADS
- a CDS encoding ABC transporter ATP-binding protein, yielding MLIIQGITKTYPNGVQALRGVDLTIGRGLFGLLGPNGAGKSTLMRTLATLQAPDAGTVSLDGRPVLDDPQAHRRALGYLPQDFGVYPGVSALELLDHLALLKGITDRRARRTQVDALLAQTNLWAHRKHAVSGFSGGMRQRFGIAQALLGDPRLVIVDEPTAGLDPEERNRFHNLLSEIGENVVVILSTHIVEDVRQLCPRMAILAGGAVVREGVPDALVDELHGRVWGRTVAKSDVASYAARLRVLSAQLHAGRTRLRVLADAAPDDGFEPLAPDLEDVYFAALGTAGAA
- the metX gene encoding homoserine O-succinyltransferase MetX, whose amino-acid sequence is MLTVERATGVPNYELVGPAGAPVVVALGGISANAHAGATAADPAPGWWDPVVGRGRALDTTRLRVLGIDWLDGGRGDDGRPARIVTTYDQADALVAALDAVEVERVHAVIGASYGGMVALAFAERYPERVERLVVVSAPHEAHPLSTALRTVQRRVVELGIETGRAHDALALARALAMTTYRGAREFAERFDSRPDTIDGADATFPVERYILHHGRKFAAAWRPERFLALSLSADLHRVDPAAVRVPTTLVAAEGDAIVPREQMAELSMLLGAPNTLVDLASRNGHDAFLTEPAAIGRILATALCTRSFA
- a CDS encoding GxxExxY protein, producing the protein MSRHDLIERDLTYSVIGAFFEVYNTLGYGFLEQVYVEALTLELRDRGHLVEREQSVSVSYKGRVIARLRMDVIVDHKIVVEVKSTQHLSPFASRQLLNYLRATDLLVGLLLHFGPEAKHHRVVCERVRRSS